In the Breoghania sp. genome, GGCAACTCGCTCGTCGTGGTTGCGCCTGTGGACGAGGCGAAACCGCTTGCGCTGGAGAAAGAGGCTCTCCTGCAGCGCATCGGCGACGGGCACCTGGCCATCGGGTCGCCGGAGGCGGTGCCCGCCGGTCGATATGCCAAGGCCTCCCTCACTTCGCTCGGCCTGTGGGATGCGGTGGAAGGCAAGCTGGTGCACATGGAAAACGTCCGCGTGACGCTGGCATCCGTTGCACGCGGAGAGGTTGCGCTCGGCATCGTTTACGGGTCTGATGCGGCAATCGAACCAAGGGTCGCGGTTGTGGCGACTTTCCCCGATGACAGCCATGCCCCCATCGTCTATCCGGCGGGGCTCGTCAAAGGGGCAGGGGCCGAAGCCGCCGGTTTTCTCGAATATCTGTCAAGCCCTGCCGCGCGCGAGGTCTTCGCAAGGCTCGGCTTCAAGTCCGGTGAGTGACACTTGCTGCAGCCACTTTCCTCCGCCGAGATCGAGGCCATTCTCCTGACGTTGAAAGTCAGCGGTCTCGGTCTCGCCGTTGCCCTGCCCCTGGCCATTTTCGCAGCCTATGCGCTCGCGCGGTGGCGGTTTGTCGGCCATTCATTGCTCGACGCGATCATTCACATGCCGCTCGTTCTGCCGCCGGTGGTCACGGGCTTCGTGCTGCTGATCCTGTTTGGCCGCCGCGGGGCGATCGGCAGCTTCCTCTATGAGCAGTTCGGCATCACGCTCGCCTTCCGCTGGACGGGGGCTGCGGTGGCGGCGGGGGTCATGGCCTTTCCGCTGATCGTGCGCACGGTCCGGCTGGCTTTCGAGGCGGTCGATCCGAAACTGGAACAGGCGGCGGAAACGCTTGGCGCGCCGCGGATCGTGACCTTCTTTGTCGTGACCCTGCCGCTCGCCATGCCGGGGATCATCGGCGGGGCGATGCTGGGCTTTGCCAAGGCCATGGGCGAATTCGGGGCGACCATCACGTTCGCCTCCAATATTCCCGGCGAAACCCGCACCATGTCGCTGGCGATCTACACCTTCACCCAGTCGCCCGACGGGGACCTGGCCGCTCTCAGGCTTTCGATTGCGGCCGCCATCATCGCCTTTGTGGCCGTCATTGCATCCGGATTCGTATCGCGTCGGGTCAATCAGCGCGTGGGGGGGGGGTGATGCTGTCGGTGGATGTGGAAGCCCGGCTCGGCACCTTCGAGATCTCCGCGAATTTCAGCAGCTCAGGCGGCGTAACGGCGCTGTTCGGGCGCTCAGGCTCGGGCAAGACCTCGCTGGTCAACATGATCGCGGGGCTTGCCAGTCCGGCGCGCGGGCGCATTACGATTGATGATCAGGTGCTGTTCGATTCCGAGCGCCGCATCGATCTCTCTCCGCGCAAACGTCGGATCGGGCACGTCTTTCAGGAGGCGCGCCTCTTTCCGCACCTGACAGTGCGCCGAAATCTCACATTCTCGCACTGGGCGGGCGGGCGCGATGCCTCCATGCCGTTTGACGAAGTGGTGGCGCTGTTGGGGATCGAGGATCTGCTCGACCGGCGTCCTGCGAAACTGTCCGGCGGCGAACGCCAGCGCGTTGCCATCGGACGCGCGCTTCTCTC is a window encoding:
- the modA gene encoding molybdate ABC transporter substrate-binding protein gives rise to the protein MNTPSLSRPFSSFARRVAGLAVATGVCLGAVLSSAQAADKLTVFAAASMKDALTAIGDLYKSETGTEVVFSFASSSVVARQITAGAPADIFVSADVKWMDYVSKAEAIEEGTARIIAGNSLVVVAPVDEAKPLALEKEALLQRIGDGHLAIGSPEAVPAGRYAKASLTSLGLWDAVEGKLVHMENVRVTLASVARGEVALGIVYGSDAAIEPRVAVVATFPDDSHAPIVYPAGLVKGAGAEAAGFLEYLSSPAAREVFARLGFKSGE
- the modB gene encoding molybdate ABC transporter permease subunit, with protein sequence MLQPLSSAEIEAILLTLKVSGLGLAVALPLAIFAAYALARWRFVGHSLLDAIIHMPLVLPPVVTGFVLLILFGRRGAIGSFLYEQFGITLAFRWTGAAVAAGVMAFPLIVRTVRLAFEAVDPKLEQAAETLGAPRIVTFFVVTLPLAMPGIIGGAMLGFAKAMGEFGATITFASNIPGETRTMSLAIYTFTQSPDGDLAALRLSIAAAIIAFVAVIASGFVSRRVNQRVGGG